AGGCCCGTGTCCATGATCGTCCAGCCGTTGAGGTCCACGGCCGTCGTGCCCGCGTTGCGGATCTCGAACCACTCGCCGTCGGTGTCGGCCAGGAGCAGCGGGTTCTGCATGACCTCGGTGATCTCGATCCGCGGCAGCGGGCCCAGGTCGCTGATCGCGGCGGTGGAATTCGCGGCGATCGGGTTGCCGGCGACGTCCTGGACGTCGTTCACGCGCACGGTGTGCGGCGTGCCGCTGAGCGAGGCGGCCACCGTCAGCAGGACCTGCGAGGCGTCGGTCTGCAGGACCGCGGACACGACCGCGACCGTGTTGCCGGGGACGGCGGTCTGGTAGACCTCGTAGTTCCCCTCGTCCTCGGCCGTCAGGGCCGCGACGGCCTCGCTGAACTGCACCAGCACGTTGACGGTGCCGTCGAGCGCGGCGTTGACCAGCGTGGGCGGCGTCACGTCCGGGCCCTGGCCGTTGTTCACCAGGTCCGCGGCCAGGCCGGCGATGATCTGCCCGGCGTTCGCGTAGGTGCCGCCGGCGCCGGCGGCCTCCAGTTCGTCGCCCACCAGCCAGGTCTCGAGGCCGGGGGCCAGGTCGTCGTCCACGCGCACGACCACGGGGCCGGAGCCGTCGTCGATCGTGAAGTTGTGGGCGGGGTTGGTGCCGGTGGTGACGGAGATGGCCGTGATCGGGGCCACGGCCGCGACGTAGCTGCCCTCGTTGGCCGCGGCGGCCGCGGCGCCGGTGGTCTGCAGGGCGGGCGCGAGCGGCGTGTTGCCGCCGCTGACCAGCTCGACCTCGTAGTTGACCAGCTCGACCGTGGTGCCGAACCAGTACGCCGTGCCGGTGACCTTCACGATGTTGCCGGTGGCGTTCAGCAGGGCCGCGCCGGTGCTGCGGGTCGTGCCGAAGATGTTCAGGCCGCGGCCCGCGGTGTCCTGGATGTAGGCGCTGACGGTGACGCCGTCGGCCTTGTAGTCGCCGGGGATGTAGACCTGGCCCTGGACCATGATGACGTCGCCGGCGTAGCCGAGCGAGTCGGCGTGCACCGAGGCGATGGGCGTGATCGCCTCCGGGGCGACGGTGTAGCCGTAGAAGCCGGTCGCGGGGCTGGTGCCGAACAGGCCGTCGTTGTCGGTGGCCTCGACGAAGTACTCGACCAGGGAGCCGTCGGCGGCCCCGGGGATCGTCCCGGCGTAGGTCGAACCCTCGGACAGGGTCATCACGGCGGACGTCGCGCCCGCGCCGTTGACCTGCCAGTACAGGCGCACCTCGGTGACCGTGCCGTCGTTGTCGGTGGCGTCGGCGTAGACGGTGACCGCTTCGCCCGGCGTCGGCAGCAGGCTGCGGTGGTAGACGTTGGCCACGTCGGGGTCCTGCAGCATGACGCCGCCGTTGGAGACGCCCGGGGACGGCAGCTGCACGACGTAGGAGGTGGTGACCAGCGGGCCGCCGGCGCCGTCGGGGCTGCGCTGGCAGGATTCGTTGGCGCCGTTGGCGTTGCCGTTCTCGTCGATCTGAGGCTGGCCCGGGGTCAGCGTGGCCAGCAGGACGAGGTCGTCGGCGTCGGCGGTGTCGTAGACGATGGCGTCGACGAGGTTGGTCGCCGTCACCGGCGTGTTGTTCGGGAAGTCGGTGCCGTTGGCGCTGTAGAGGGCGACGGCGTCCTGGCCGTTCTGCAGGAAGTTGGAGCCGAAGATGATCGAGGGCGTGGGCACGACGCCGGCGTTGCCGAGCAGGAAGAAGCCGTTGGCGTCGAGGCTGTACCCGTCGAGGTCGTACGCGGCGTACGACAGGTCGTTGGAACCGTTGTAGAACACCAGGACCAGGCCGTTCAGCGACTGGCTCGGCGTGCCGTACAGCTCGACGAATTCCAGGACGTCGGTCGACGGGGTGTCGGCGTCGGTCTCGTTGATGAGCACGTCGGCGCGGGCCGAGAAGGCCGCGGCCAGGACGAGCAGCATGGCCAGGATGACGCGGAGACCGGAGTGTCCGCCGTTTCGTGAGGTGTGCATCGCCATCATCTCCTGTTGTCTTGGTGCCGTCGAGCGAAGGGCAGGAGCCGGGAAACTACCTGGAGTCTAGCACATCCGGACCGGCCGCGGCGGGACTTTGAACGCGGGGATCCAGGTGCTAGATTCGGGGGATCTCCGCACCCGTGGCCCAACCCGGAGCCGCCGCCATGAAGAAGATGCCGCTCGTCCTGGTTCCCGCCCTGGGCCTCGTCCTCTGTCTCGCCCCGTTCCCCGCACCCGCCGCGGACACGCCCCTGCCGCCGGGCGACCGCCCGCCCCCGACCGCGTTCACGCGCCTGGAGGACGCCGGCGACGCCGAGGCCCATCCCGGCGCCGACCTGGTCGTCGTCTTCGAGGAAACGGTCAACCGGGTCGCGCCCTCGGGCGTCACCGAGGTCGACGGCTACCGCCTGACCAAGGTGCTGACCCCCGCCGGCTGCCGCGACCGTTCCGTGCTGACCTGGCGCTACGACCCGCAGAGCAGCCGCGTCGAGGTGCGCGAGGTGTCCGTGCTGCGCGACGGCGAGCGCCTCCCCGTCGACGTGGCGGCCGTGCGCGACCTGCCCGCCCCCCAGTCGGCCATCTACTGGAGCGACCGCATCATGCTGCTGCAACTGCCGCGGCTGCGTCCCGGCGACGGGATCGAGGTACGCACGCTGCGCAAGGGCTTCACCTACGCGCTGCTCGGCAGCGACGACGACGCAGACGACGACGCCCGCTTCGTCCCGCCGATGCCCGGCGAGTACTTCGACATCGTGCTGTTCGCCGAGGACGCGCCCATCCTCGAGAAGCGCTACGTGCTGAGCCTGCCCGCGGGCAAGCGCCTGCACGCCGAGGTCCACAACGGCGCTTTGTTCTCCTCCGTCACTTACGACGCCGAACGCACCGAGCACGCCTGGTGGGGGCGCGACCTGCCCGCCCTGGTCCACGAGACGCGCCAGCCCGCCGCCAGCGACTTCGCGCCCAAGGTGGTCATGGCCACGGTCGCGGACTGGGAGAGCAAGAGCCGCTGGTTCTTCGACGTGAACCGCGGCCAGTTCGACGCGACGCCGGAGATCCGCGCCAAGGTGGACGCGATCCTCGCTGCAGCTGGCCTGACCGGCGCCGCACCGGAGCGCAAGGCCGAAGCCCTGCTGCACTGGGTGGCCCAGAACATCCGCTACAGCGGCCAGACGATGGGTCCGGGCGAGGGCTTCATCCTGCACTCGGGCGCGATGGTCTTCGAGCAGCGCAGCGGCGTCTGCAAGGACATCGCCGGCATGCTGGTCACCATGCTGCGCGCCGCCGGCCTGGACGCGCAGGCGGCCATGACCATGGCCGGCAGCCGCATCGAGGACGTGCCCGCCGACCAGTTCAACCACTGCGTCACCGCCCTGCGCCTGCCCGACGGCTCGTTCCGCATGTACGACCCGACCTGGGTGCCCTACGACAACAGCATCTGGTCCTACTCCGAGACCGAGCAGCACTACCTGGTCGGCTCGCCGGAGGGCTCGACCCTCGACCGCATCGCCTACAGCCCGCCGTCGGACTCGCCGCTGCACGCGGTCCACCGCGCGACCCTGGCGGCCGACGGCACCCTGACCGGCGAGTTCGAGCTGACCGGCCGCGGCGTCATGGACGGCCGCCTGCGCGGCCTGGCCAACGCCCGGCGCGACGAGCTGGCCGCGGTCTTCGCCCGGGCCCTGGCCGCGGTCAGCCCGCGCGTCGAGGGCGTGCGCGTCACCCACCGCCGCACCGACGACTTCGGCGGCGACATGCGGATCACGGTCGCCTACCGCATCCCCCGCTACGCCCTGCCGGTCGACGGCGGCCTCGAGTTCCGCAGCCCGCTGATGCAGCTGACCCTGCACGACGGCACGCTGTTCCGCGCCGGCGCCACCGCCTGGGAGGACGAGCGCGCGACCGACGTCCTGCTCTACTTCACCCAGCTGCTCGACGGCCAGGAAACCATCCGCCTGCCCCGCGGCTGGCGCGCGGCCGACGCCGAGCAGCCCGACGCGGTCGACGAGACCTACGCCGCCTTCTCGGGCGCGAGCCGCCTGGACGGGAGCGACCTCGTGATCACCCAGCGCTTCGAATCCCGCCGCCGGCAGGTCCCGCCGGACGGCTACCCTGGCTTCAAGAAGGCCGTCGACGCCGCCCGCGCCTGGGGCGACCGCGTCTTCCGCGCCGAGAAGGGGGGCGCCCGATGAAGCGCGCCTGCCTGCCTTGCCTATTGATCGCCCTGCTCGCCGCGCCCGCTCTGCTCGCCACGCCAGCCCTGGCCGACTCCCCGGGCCTCTCCTCGGGCCGCGACCTCGACGCCCTGCTGGCCCGCGCCCGCGCCCGGCCCGACTTCGCGCAGCTCGACGCCGTCCTGCTGTGCGAAGCGCGCGCGACGACCGTCACCCCGGACGGCGACCTCGCCGAGCGCACCCACCAGGTGGTCTGGATCGCCACGCGCAGCGGCCTGCAGACCTACGCCGACCTGCGCGTGCCCCACCACGCCGGCACCTCGACGCTCGCGGTGCTGAAGCTGCGCACCTGGCGCGACGGCCGCTGGTGGCCCGACGCCGAGCGCATCAGCCCGACCGCCGTGGTCGAGACCCTGCCCTACGCCCTGGAGCACGCCGCGGACTACGCCGACCTGCGCGAGACGATGCTCCTGCACGACGGCGTCGAGCTGCCCTGCCTGCTGGAAACCGAATACGAGATCGTCGAGCGCGGCGGCGCGCTGCCCGGCGCCGACGGCGCCTGGCTCCTCGCCCGCCGCGACCCCGCCCTGGTGAGCGAGTTCTCGCTGACGGTGCCGGAGGGCGTCG
The genomic region above belongs to bacterium and contains:
- a CDS encoding lamin tail domain-containing protein; this translates as MHTSRNGGHSGLRVILAMLLVLAAAFSARADVLINETDADTPSTDVLEFVELYGTPSQSLNGLVLVFYNGSNDLSYAAYDLDGYSLDANGFFLLGNAGVVPTPSIIFGSNFLQNGQDAVALYSANGTDFPNNTPVTATNLVDAIVYDTADADDLVLLATLTPGQPQIDENGNANGANESCQRSPDGAGGPLVTTSYVVQLPSPGVSNGGVMLQDPDVANVYHRSLLPTPGEAVTVYADATDNDGTVTEVRLYWQVNGAGATSAVMTLSEGSTYAGTIPGAADGSLVEYFVEATDNDGLFGTSPATGFYGYTVAPEAITPIASVHADSLGYAGDVIMVQGQVYIPGDYKADGVTVSAYIQDTAGRGLNIFGTTRSTGAALLNATGNIVKVTGTAYWFGTTVELVNYEVELVSGGNTPLAPALQTTGAAAAAANEGSYVAAVAPITAISVTTGTNPAHNFTIDDGSGPVVVRVDDDLAPGLETWLVGDELEAAGAGGTYANAGQIIAGLAADLVNNGQGPDVTPPTLVNAALDGTVNVLVQFSEAVAALTAEDEGNYEVYQTAVPGNTVAVVSAVLQTDASQVLLTVAASLSGTPHTVRVNDVQDVAGNPIAANSTAAISDLGPLPRIEITEVMQNPLLLADTDGEWFEIRNAGTTAVDLNGWTIMDTGLDSHVIDNGGPLVINPGEYKVLGVNATVMAGEGVTLFYQYAGVLLSNADDELILVDTFAREVDAVMWDGGPVWPDPTGASMAWSGVGDNNVGTNWAESTAVFGTGDLGTPGAANGGPTAAPPALATLLGANYPNPFNPSTKFSFSLDHDAQVSLAVFDLRGHLVRTVVEGRLAAGD
- a CDS encoding DUF3857 and transglutaminase domain-containing protein, whose product is MKKMPLVLVPALGLVLCLAPFPAPAADTPLPPGDRPPPTAFTRLEDAGDAEAHPGADLVVVFEETVNRVAPSGVTEVDGYRLTKVLTPAGCRDRSVLTWRYDPQSSRVEVREVSVLRDGERLPVDVAAVRDLPAPQSAIYWSDRIMLLQLPRLRPGDGIEVRTLRKGFTYALLGSDDDADDDARFVPPMPGEYFDIVLFAEDAPILEKRYVLSLPAGKRLHAEVHNGALFSSVTYDAERTEHAWWGRDLPALVHETRQPAASDFAPKVVMATVADWESKSRWFFDVNRGQFDATPEIRAKVDAILAAAGLTGAAPERKAEALLHWVAQNIRYSGQTMGPGEGFILHSGAMVFEQRSGVCKDIAGMLVTMLRAAGLDAQAAMTMAGSRIEDVPADQFNHCVTALRLPDGSFRMYDPTWVPYDNSIWSYSETEQHYLVGSPEGSTLDRIAYSPPSDSPLHAVHRATLAADGTLTGEFELTGRGVMDGRLRGLANARRDELAAVFARALAAVSPRVEGVRVTHRRTDDFGGDMRITVAYRIPRYALPVDGGLEFRSPLMQLTLHDGTLFRAGATAWEDERATDVLLYFTQLLDGQETIRLPRGWRAADAEQPDAVDETYAAFSGASRLDGSDLVITQRFESRRRQVPPDGYPGFKKAVDAARAWGDRVFRAEKGGAR